CATGGGAATGTCCATCGCCATCGGCGCGTTCATCATGGGCATGATGATCTCGCTGTCCAAGTACAGCGGGCAGATCGCCTTCAAGGTCGAGCCGGTCAAAGAGCTGTTCATGGCGGTGTTCTTCATCTCCATCGGGCTGCAGATAAGCCCCGCGCTGATCGTCCAGAACATCGGCCTCGCCGCCGCCATCGCCATCGTGTTCATCGTCAGCAAGATCGGCAGCGTGTGGCTGGGCTGCTACCTCGTAAACATGACCGCCCAGAAGAGCTTTGTAGTGGCCACCAGCCTGGTGGCCATGGGAGAGTTCGCCTTCATCATCGCCAAGCTCGCCCTGGACGCCGGGATCGTCACCCAGGACTTCTACTCCGCGGTCATAGGCGCCGCGCTCATCACCATGGTATTCATGCCGCTGCTGGCCAAGGTGCAGCCCCAGGTGTTCCGCGAGCTTTCCAAGCGCACCCCCCAGAGGGTGCGCGATGCCATGGCCCGGATCGACGGCATCAAGCTGGTGGCGGCCAACCGCTTGCTCCTCCCCTCGCCGGCCAAGAGCAGCATCAAGCGGGGCCTCTCCCTGATCTTCGTCGATTTCATGGTCATCGTGGTGGTGATGCTGATATTCAGCACCCTCGGCAGCCCGCCCAGCTCCGCCGCCGATCCGAACCTCAACGTCCTGCCGCAGGAGATCCTGCTGCTCCTAGCCATAGTGGTGGTCAGCCCGGCCCTTCACAATGTGCACTATCACATCAAGACCATTGCCAAGGCCCTCACCTCCCTGACCATGGGGTCGCGGAGGTACAGCAAGGGGAGCGAGAAGCACATCTACACCATCTATTCCAACCTCGGGAACGCCACCATGTTCATCGCGTTCCTGTTCCTGATCATGCTGTTCATACCGGACCGGGGCATGATCAGCCTTCCGGGACTGGTGATTATCGGGGTCACCGCCGTCATCATCGTCTACCTGGCGTGGGACACCATCAGGCGCGGCTACGACAAGTTCTATGCCCTGGTGTCGAAGAACGAGTCGGAGCAGACCGTCGAGGAACGCCCCGACAAGGTCTGAGCGCGCGCATGTGCTTAGCCCCAGGCCTCCTTGCGGCCCCTGCAAATGTGGAGAACATATAAATGCAAAGGAGAGCGGTCGCGCTAACAATTCTCCGCTACGACGAAGGTTGGCATGACCACCGCGAAAGGCATTTCCGTCCTCGTCGTCGATGACGAGCCTGCATCGCTCAGCTTGACAAAGGAGTATCTGGAGCGAAGCGGCTTCGCCGTGACCGGGGCCCCCTCCGCCGCTGCCGGGCGGGAGCTGGCCCGCTCCCGGCCCTTCGATGCCATCGTAAGCGACTACATCATGCCGGAAATGAACGGCGTGGAGCTGCTGAAGGCCATAAGGGCCGAGGACATTGCCACGCCGTTCGTCCTGTTCACGGGAAGGGGGCGCGAGGAGGTGGCGGTGGAAGCCCTCAACAACGGCGCCGACTTCTATCTGCACAAGGGCTTCGAGCCAGAGTCTACCTATGCCCTTCTGAGCCGAGAAGTACAGAACGCCGTGCACAGGAGAAGGGCGGAGGAGGCCCTCAAGGAGAACGAGGCCAGGTTCCGCTCCCTCTTCGAGAACATCGATGACCGCTTCCAGCTCCTCAAGGTGCTGCGGGACGAGGACGGCGAGGTGCGGGACATGGTGATCCTGAACGTGAACCCGGCGTACGAGCGGTTCGTGGGGAAGAAGGCCGGGGAGCTTGTCGGGAAGAGCATCAGGACTGTCATCCCGGACCAGGACCCAGCCTGGATGGCGCTATTCGGGGAGATCGAAGAGAGCGGCACCCCCAAGAGGGGGCGGTCGTACGACAAGGCAAGGGACCGATACTATGACACGCTGATATTCCGCTCCGCCAAGGGGCAGGTGGGCACCATATGCCGGGACGTCACCGAGCAGGTGAAGGCGCAGGAGAGGGCCAGGAAGCTGATC
The window above is part of the Methanomassiliicoccus luminyensis B10 genome. Proteins encoded here:
- a CDS encoding cation:proton antiporter, with product MSEEIRIVTDMTLLLLASGVCSIVFAKIKMPPILGYLAAGIILGPTMFPDLWVETSTVSLLSGIGIVLLMFYIGLETDMTKLRKTSMKLVFVVCFQMPIVVAIGYLSGIMMGFDSVQSIFLGAIISGTSTAVVVGVLKETKHIDHDTAKTIITITIFEDVGQVLILTMAAPLLAGDAPALGSTVNMIMGLILFLGLAIVFGMTLVPRALDYVGRKYSAEILLIVAVGLCFAMATISATMGMSIAIGAFIMGMMISLSKYSGQIAFKVEPVKELFMAVFFISIGLQISPALIVQNIGLAAAIAIVFIVSKIGSVWLGCYLVNMTAQKSFVVATSLVAMGEFAFIIAKLALDAGIVTQDFYSAVIGAALITMVFMPLLAKVQPQVFRELSKRTPQRVRDAMARIDGIKLVAANRLLLPSPAKSSIKRGLSLIFVDFMVIVVVMLIFSTLGSPPSSAADPNLNVLPQEILLLLAIVVVSPALHNVHYHIKTIAKALTSLTMGSRRYSKGSEKHIYTIYSNLGNATMFIAFLFLIMLFIPDRGMISLPGLVIIGVTAVIIVYLAWDTIRRGYDKFYALVSKNESEQTVEERPDKV